One genomic window of Serinus canaria isolate serCan28SL12 chromosome 4, serCan2020, whole genome shotgun sequence includes the following:
- the RBPMS gene encoding RNA-binding protein with multiple splicing isoform X1: MSSVPADREGGPADTSLPEEEVRTLFVSGLPLDIKPRELYLLFRPFKGYEGSLIKLTSKQPVGFVSFDSRSEAEAAKNALNGIRFDPEIPQTLRLEFAKANTKMAKNKLVGTPNPSTPLPTAVPQFIAREPYELTVPALYPSSPEVWGPYPLYPAELAPALPPPAFTYPASLHAQMRWLPPSEAGSQGWKSRQFC; this comes from the exons ATGAGCAGCGTCCCCGCCGACAGGGAGGGCGGCCCCGCCGACACCAGCCTGCCCGAGGAGGAG gtgAGGACACTCTTTGTCAGTGGGTTGCCTCTGGACATCAAGCCTCGGGAACTTTACCTGCTCTTCAGACCCTTTAAG GGATACGAAGGGTCTCTCATCAAACTCACCTCCAAGCAG CCCGTGGGCTTCGTCAGCTTCGACAGCCGCTCCGAGGCGGAGGCAGCGAAGAACGCGCTGAAC ggCATCCGCTTCGACCCCGAGATCCCCCAGACGCTGCGGCTGGAGTTTGCCAAGGCCAACACCAAGATGGCCAAGAACAAGCTGGTgggcaccccaaatcccagcaccCCTCTCCCCACCGCCGTACCTCAGTTCATCGCCCGGGAGCCCT ATGAGCTCACAGTGCCTGCACTTTACCCCAGTAGCCCTGAAGTGTGGGGGCCGTACCCTCTGTACCCAGCGGAATTAGCACCTGCTCTACCTCCTCCTGCTTTCACCTACCCTGCTTCGCTGCACGCCCAG ATGCGCTGGCTCCCTCCCTCCGAGGCTGGTTCTCAGGGCTGGAAGTCCCGTCAGTTCTGCTGA
- the DCTN6 gene encoding dynactin subunit 6 has product MAEKAQKSVKIAPGAVVCVESEIRGDVTIGPRTVIHPKARIIAEAGPIVIGEGNLIEEQALIINGYPENITPESQDVEPKPMVIGTNNVFEVGCYSQAMKVGDNNVIESKAFVGRNVILTSGCIIGACCNVNTYEVIPENTVIYGADCLRRVQTERPQPQTLQLDFLMKILPNYHHLKKTMKAASTPVKS; this is encoded by the exons ATGGCGGAGAAGGCGCAGAAGAG CGTGAAGATCGCGCCGGGCGCCGTGGTGTGCGTGGAGAGCGAGATCCGCGGGGACGTGACCATCG GGCCCCGGACCGTGATCCACCCCAAGGCCCGCATCATCGCCGAGGCGGGGCCTATCGTCATCGGAGAGGGGAACCTGATCGAGGAGCAGGCGCTCATCATCAACGG GTACCCAGAAAATATAACCCCAGAGAGCCAAGATGTGGAGCCCAAGCCCATGGTCATTGGCACCAACAATGTTTTTGAGGTCGGGTGCT ATTCCCAAGCGATGAAGGTGGGAGACAACAACGTCATCGAATCCAAAG CGTTTGTTGGCAGGAACGTGATCCTGACGAGCGGCTGCATCATCGGGGCCTGCTGCAACGTGAACACCTACGAGGTGATCCCGGAGAACACCGTCATCTATGGGGCCGACTGCCTGCGCCGCGTGCAGACCGAGCGGCCAcag CCCCAGACGCTGCAGCTGGATTTCCTGATGAAGATCCTGCCCAACTACCACCACCTGAAGAAGACCATGAAGGCCGCGTCCACTCCTGTCAAGAGCTGA
- the LOC127059521 gene encoding basic proline-rich protein-like has protein sequence MAAASGACAGRGSGAARGGAPGLRGRGSGAGRAGPAPAAPPRGSGRFPGTPGTPGSPGGAGQAPPAPGPLSGGGSPGEGTGADPLRRRGSRGPLLTRGPILNAPTPGPPPNEGARAGPPTLANPPGPGPLLRRARPDPGVMQGRPKAGAPPWGPAHLCRPRPARRGPALLTPVATTHALCCLGLRTRSVAPPPHTCAGPAPRGPAHLWPRPRSAVSQPRGGAALAPRSVSARGRPARSRPRTAAPGPHPAAPARGRPGPDTGPGPGTASILPTGERRHRPEYLSGALPPTPAPVAPPQRPVPALRGPAPRTCAGPAPGPRRSRPRPPRPADPVPSLGSLAPRCASPARRLLPLGSARSPERCGGAVTVAGGAGAERRLGLRGDPGRCRLSLVGRIEEPSGSGAVSGPGWPQGEEPLRAGRGSRV, from the exons ATGGCCGCGGCCAGCGGCGCCTGCGCGGGGCGGGGCTccggggctgcgcggggcgggGCTCCGGGGCTGCGCGGGCGGGGCTCCGGGGCAGGgcgggcgggcccggccccggcggcgcCACCGCGCGGCAGCGGCCGCTTCCCCGGTACCCCGGGAACCCCGGGATCCCcgggaggggcagggcaggcccCGCCCGCCCCAG GGCCCCTGTCCGGAGGAGGGAGTCCCGGGGAGGGGACCGGGGCCGACCCCCTCCGGAGGAGAGGGTCCAGG GGCCCCCTCCTAACGAGGGGGCCCATCCTGAACGCCCCAACCCCAGGACCCCCTCCTAACGAGGGGGCCCGTGCGGGACCCCCCACCCTCGCTAACCCCCCCGGCCCGGGACCCCTCCTGAGGAGGGCCCGCCCTGACCCCGGTGTGATGCAGGGACGGCCCAAGGCGGGCGCT CCGCCCTGGGGTCCCGCGCACCTGTGCCGACCTCGCCCCGcgcgccgcggccccgccctGCTCACACCTGTGGCGACGACGCACGCGCTCTGCTGTCTCGGTCTGCGCACGCGCTCTGTGGCCCCGCCCCCTCACACCTGTGCCGGGCCCGCCCCTCGTGGCCCCGCCCACCTGTGGCCCCGCCCCCGCAGCGCTGTCTCGCAGCCACGCGGGGGCGCCGCGCTCGCTCCGCGCTCCGTGTCCGCCAGAGGGCGCCCTGCCCGATCCCGGCCCCGCACGGCGGCTCCGGGCCCGCACCCGGCAGCGCCCGCCCGCGGCCGTCCCGGGCCCGATACCGGTCCCGGGCCCGGTACCGCTTCGATCCTCCCGACGGGGGAGAGGCGGCACCGCCCGGAATACCTCAGCGGCGCTCTGCCCCCCACCCCGGCCCCGGTGGCACCGCCGCAGCGCCCCGTGCCCGCGCTCCGTGGCCCCGCCCCTCGCACCTgtgccggccccgcccccggtCCCCGCCGCTCTCGGCCCCGTCCCCCCCGTCCCGCTGACCCGGTGCCATCGCTCGGGAGCCTCGCTCCGCGCTGTGCGAGCCCCGCCCGACGGCTGCTCCCGCTGGGGAGCGCTCGGAGCCCGGAGCGCTGCGGCGGGGCCGTGACCGTGGCCGGAGGTGCAGGGGCCGAGCGCCGCCTGGGTCTGCGGGGGGATCCCGGGCGGTGCCGCCTCTCCCTCGTCGGGAGGATCGAGGAGCCATCGGGCTCGGGGGCCGTATCGGGCCCGGGATGGCCGCAGGGAGAGGAGCCGCTCCGGGCCGGGCGTGGGAGCCGAGTCTGA
- the GC gene encoding vitamin D-binding protein has protein sequence MGFPAPLPIRRRRASSTSSSMRAALVLLPLLAAAQALHRGKAYVREKVCQEYKILGKENFRTLTIIDTSRKYSNGTFQEISHLVRDIVSLVETCCADGADPSCYDAGSTALSEKSCRADSPFPAHPGTAQCCGQQGLERKLCLAALRHPPPALPRFLQPSDRELCHAFRLQPREFADRFLYEYASSYSQAPLPVLLASTSTFLSMVSTCCTSPAPTACFLKEKLERKSISLLTLTSNRICSRFSAYGKDKASFSSLASLAQKVPSASFEDLLPLAEDAAEVASHCCDSMAEDCMQRKLLEHTARVCSALSARDGRFASCCQGKNLMENHFCILAMPPAPAPRLPEPPEPTGKELCAKEGALHATRFLFELARRHPSLPEAVLAKLYDSSGKLRRECCSSKDPSACWGSKRQRIQAELFPFLAKADQLCGQYHKLPFLEFKKRLRDSLAQAEPSPAQLEQLLEQRASFASSCCLPDSPPLLCASKVSSELGELCQGDSCLLG, from the exons ATGGGATTCCCAGCACCACTTCCCATcaggaggaggagagccagctccaccagctccagcatgagggcagccctggtcctgctgccgCTCTTGGCCGCTGCACAGGCGTTACACCGAG GGAAAGCTTATGTCCGGGAGAAGGTCTGCCAGGAGTACAAGATCCTGGGCAAGGAGAACTTCAGAACCCT GACCATCATTGACACCAGCCGGAAATATTCCAACGGCACCTTCCAGGAGATCAGCCACCTGGTCCGGGACATCGTCTCCCTGGTCGAGACCTGCTGCGCCGACGGGGCTGACCCCTCCTGCTACGATGCCGGG TCCACGGCGCTGTCGGAGAAGTCCTGCCGGGCGGACTCGCCCTTCCCGGCGCATCCCGGCACGGCGCAGTGCTGCggccagcaggggctggagcgCAAGCTGTGCCTGGCCGCCCTGCGGCACCcgcccccggccctgccccgaTTCCTGCAGCCCTCCGACCGGGAGCTCTGCCACGCCTTCCGCCTGCAGCCCCGGGAATTCGCCGACAG GTTTCTCTACGAGTATGCCAGCAGCTACAGCCAGGCgcccctgcctgtgctcctggcctCCACCAGCACCTTCCTCTCCATGGTCTCCACCTGCTGCACCTCCCCTGCACCCACTGCCTGCTTCCTGAAGGAG AaactggagaggaaaagcatCTCCCTACTCACCCTGACGTCAAACCGGATCTGCTCCCGCTTCTCGGCCTACGGCAAGGACAAAGCCAGCTTCAG ctccctggcctCGCTGGCCCAGAAGGTTCCCAGTGCCTCCTTCGAGGACCTGCTGCCCCTGGCCGAGGACGCTGCCGAGGtggcttcccactgctgtgACTCCATGGCCGAGGACTGCATGCAGAGGAAG ctcctggagcacacGGCCAGAGTCTGTTCGGCACTGTCGGCGCGGGACGGGCGCTTcgccagctgctgccaggggaaaAACCTGATGGAAAACCATTTCTGCATCCTGGCCATGCCCCCAGCCCCGGCTCCCAGGCTGCCAGAGCCACCAGAGCCAACCGGCAAGGAGCTGTGTGCCAAGGAGGGGGCTCTCCATGCCACCAG GTTCCTGTTCGAGCTGGCCCGGAGGCACCCCAGCCTCCCCGAGGCCGTCCTCGCCAAGCTCTACGACTCCTCCGGGAAACTCCGGCGGGAATGCTGCTCCTCCAAGGACCCCTCCGCCTGCTGGGGCAGCAAG cgCCAGCGGATCCAAGCAGAGCTGTTCCCCTTCCTGGCAAAGGCCGACCAGCTCTGCGGGCAGTACCACAAGCTGCCGTTCCTTGAGTTCAAGAAGAG GCTGCGGGACAGCCTGGCCCAGGCCGAGCCCAGCCCGGcgcagctggagcagctcctggagcagcgAGCGTCCTTcgcctcctcctgctgcctcccggACTCCCCGCCGCTCCTCTGCGCCTCCAAG gtgAGCTCGGAGCTGGGcgagctgtgccagggggattcctgcctgctgggatAG
- the BTC gene encoding probetacellulin: MEAAAAPAPGGGPGTLLLCLALASGLALFSCVGADTNVTAGHGAEGLSCGTAKGCTGNGTQPRRQSHFSRCPEEYQHYCVKGRCRFLVAEQAPACVCERGYTGARCERVDLFYLRGDHGQIVIISLIVLIVALIILVVGICLCSHHCRRQRRKRKAEEMETLNKDGPSRSEDVRETGIA; encoded by the exons atggaggcggcggcggccccggccccgggcggCGGCCCCGGtaccctgctgctctgcctggccctCGCCTCCG GCTTGGCGCTCTTCAGCTGCGTGGGCGCCGACACCAACGTCACGGCCGGGCACGGCGCGGAGGGGCTCAGCTGCGGCACAGCCAAGGGATGCACAG GGAACGGCACGCAGCCGCGGCGGCAGAGCCACTTCTCGCGGTGCCCGGAGGAGTACCAGCACTACTGTGTCAAGGGCCGGTGCCGCTTCCTCGTGGCCGAGCAGGCGCCCGCTTGTGT GTGCGAGCGGGGCTACACCGGGGCTCGCTGCGAGAGGGTGGATCTGTTCTACCTGCGAGGGGACCACGGCCAGATCGTCATCATCTCCCTGATCGTCCTCATCGTCGCCCTCATCATCCTCGTCGTCGGcatctgcctctgcagcca CCACTGTCGGAGGCAGCGTAGGAAGAGGAAGGCAGAAGAGATGGAAACGTTGAACAAGGACGGACCTTCCAGAAGTGAAGATGTGCGGGAAACGGGCATCGCGTGA